A portion of the Bacillus thuringiensis genome contains these proteins:
- a CDS encoding glycosyltransferase family 4 protein: protein MDSQVIYAILASFITVLVVTPLVIKLAFKIGATDKPNARKVHQKIMPRLGGLAIFIGVAVGFVVGGLYEQRMLSITLGAIIIVIIGILDDMYELSAKVKFGGQLLVAIMIVKSGLLVQVLYIPFLGDTELGWLAYPITVFWLVGITNAINLIDGLDGLSAGISSIVLATLAYMAFTSPWGTGTAIILPLALIILASTIGFLFFNFHPAKIFMGDTGALFLGYCISVISLLGLYKSVTLFSFIVPIIILGVPIFDTIFAIIRRIVNKKPISAPDKSHLHHRLLAMGFSHRKTVLIIYAFGIFFSVNAIIFTSATLWLSIILLFALIFFTEIIAEIIGLVHERYKPLISFYKKVKKRED, encoded by the coding sequence CTCCTTTAGTTATTAAATTAGCTTTTAAAATAGGAGCGACAGATAAGCCAAACGCACGTAAAGTGCACCAAAAAATTATGCCTCGTCTTGGCGGGTTAGCAATATTTATTGGTGTAGCTGTAGGATTTGTTGTCGGCGGCTTATATGAGCAAAGAATGTTATCGATAACACTAGGTGCAATTATCATTGTAATCATCGGAATTTTAGATGATATGTACGAGTTATCTGCGAAAGTAAAATTCGGTGGACAACTGTTAGTTGCCATTATGATTGTAAAAAGTGGATTATTAGTGCAAGTATTATATATCCCATTCCTTGGGGATACTGAACTTGGATGGCTTGCTTATCCAATTACAGTATTTTGGCTTGTAGGTATTACGAATGCAATCAACTTAATTGACGGCTTAGATGGATTATCTGCTGGTATTTCATCTATCGTACTTGCAACGCTAGCATATATGGCCTTCACTAGCCCATGGGGTACTGGAACAGCTATTATCTTGCCACTCGCATTAATTATATTAGCAAGTACAATTGGATTTTTATTCTTCAACTTCCATCCAGCAAAAATTTTCATGGGAGATACAGGAGCACTATTTTTAGGATACTGTATTTCTGTTATATCGTTACTTGGATTATACAAAAGTGTAACGTTATTCAGTTTTATCGTTCCAATTATCATTTTAGGTGTACCTATATTTGATACGATATTTGCAATCATCCGTCGTATCGTAAATAAAAAACCTATTTCAGCACCAGATAAATCGCATTTACATCACCGCTTACTTGCAATGGGATTCTCTCATCGTAAAACGGTACTAATTATATACGCATTCGGTATTTTCTTTAGTGTAAATGCCATTATTTTCACTAGTGCAACGTTATGGTTATCCATTATTCTTCTTTTCGCTTTGATTTTCTTCACAGAAATTATTGCTGAAATAATCGGGCTTGTACATGAACGTTACAAACCACTTATTTCCTTTTATAAAAAAGTGAAAAAACGCGAAGACTAA
- a CDS encoding polysaccharide deacetylase family protein, with the protein MIKRVFQCIILFLTITMYASSNTEATTVIPAEHYPNTETNSPTQKIAYLTFDDGPNKYTTQILNILKEKNGKATFFVIGGKVPHYKKTMQRLIKDGHYIGLHSMSHDVKRLYTGDPSALITEMEQTQNIVQQVTKLNTHLVRVPYGSMPYLKKNYRDALVSAHYKMWDWTIDTYDWKSYDNPSAILERVRNQSDEQIEVILMHDSSVTVQILPQVIDYLQSQGYKLLPYNPSSHLEVNFWKDTRL; encoded by the coding sequence ATGATCAAGCGAGTATTTCAATGTATTATTTTATTCTTAACAATTACTATGTACGCATCATCTAATACTGAAGCAACAACTGTTATTCCTGCTGAACATTATCCAAATACTGAAACGAACTCTCCTACACAAAAAATTGCGTACTTAACATTTGATGACGGGCCAAACAAATATACTACACAAATTTTAAACATCTTAAAAGAAAAGAACGGAAAAGCAACTTTCTTTGTTATTGGTGGAAAAGTACCACATTACAAAAAGACAATGCAACGATTGATTAAAGACGGACATTATATCGGACTTCACAGTATGTCACACGATGTAAAACGCCTTTACACTGGCGATCCATCTGCTTTAATTACAGAAATGGAACAAACACAAAACATTGTCCAGCAAGTTACAAAATTAAATACACATCTCGTTCGTGTCCCGTATGGTAGCATGCCTTACTTAAAAAAGAATTACCGTGATGCACTTGTATCAGCCCATTATAAAATGTGGGATTGGACAATCGATACATACGACTGGAAAAGCTATGACAATCCTTCTGCCATACTAGAAAGAGTACGTAATCAGAGCGATGAACAAATCGAAGTAATTTTAATGCATGATTCGAGTGTAACCGTACAAATACTGCCACAAGTAATTGATTACTTACAGTCACAAGGATACAAACTTCTTCCCTATAATCCATCTTCCCATCTCGAAGTAAACTTTTGGAAAGACACAAGATTGTAA